Below is a window of Humulus lupulus chromosome 9, drHumLupu1.1, whole genome shotgun sequence DNA.
tataaatgcatattttgataagttatgattttcctttattttgattgagaaaaatatttagattctatttatttgtgatttttaaagaaaataaatggtggctgaaagtttgttttaaaaaggttaaaaattgttatttaaattgtcacatatggatttttgttacataaacctaagtcttaaataatttaaataaaaatatattttccacacttaaaaatatatttttctcacctcatttatgtaacacaatgataaaatttatttttttctaaagaaacatattaaaaataggtattttaattaaatccaagctttttggtaaattctttgtaatttgagattaatgaatgaaatttgtcacattttttatttttaagctaaaataaaataattttataaaataaataatgttttgagaaatttaatcaacttagaaattttaagaaaaataaagcatgcaatatatctattgattttaaaacaataaaagtaagaagtgtagaattatcgtttttgaaaacatctttattacgcaatgttcccacgtatgcatgttacatgcaaatccacttttacgtccaaaattatgtttaatattcaactatgtggttgttataaaacgatcatgcatgtaaaatgggtaaaacgagcattattctttttggcgataattgcatgtttagtgtaactgttatcatgagtgcatggcccatgcacacatgagttgtatggaagggcaaaatagtaattttatgaacctaagaaatgttattttgattatgatataggctcgttgaaagattgtgaaattcttagcttggacctgaggtaaggaagttagatagattctatgattttatgctatgaatggtaagactgttgtatgaatgatttgttatgaattatgaatgccttaatgtgatgatatgttgaatgtgatatgttaaagtatggatgttagatacatcaaaccagttacgatgtcagatacatcaaacagattacgatgttagatacatcaaacagattacgatgtcagatacatcgaacgagttactaaggacattgagacataactcctagggcggacgcgccgaggttattcaaggaccagtgatctcctgtttacctcatagggtgacatggacaactagcgttccatgctcatcatgtatgctgtatgtttgtgatatgatgatatgtcacgattatgttatgatatgatgatatgttacgattatattatgatatgatgatatgttacgattatgttatgatataccatgatgttttagatgaacgttagtgtttgtatttgttgtattcttacttgcttatttgtttgtacttccttactgggcttttagctcacccccccttactttccttccaggtagcaaataagatttctctatggcacgcgtggtgacgtgaggagttctttcatcatggggtgtgtggcgtggggtaatcctatggacgaaaaaatgatcaacgtagaacgcaattttaaattatgttttgtttttaagagactttcctaaattatcagtgggactcagttatttaatttttggtttctttgaactttgcataaaaacctatgttttattttaaaacttgtggcgccaacttgcatggttttaaataagtccccctgagactttgataatgaatgttattcttttataaactatgttatgcgaatgttttgtaagtattagtttagggcgttctttacactaCGCccattcaagcgatccctcaggtccggatttgtctgatctcccttccccttactctgattcagatgatttcgcaggtcaggacgattcttgcgacttccagtatttttacgacctcggtcatgtttactgacggacctggtctctccggactcgtcactggtgaaactcattgatcggtcatttcgtgatggattcttcccatgtcgcctcatCTCCGCAGTgtgagaccgggacgtctgacttttctcagattgtgcgcctctccgctcctggaaagtctccctgtttccttgtctatcccccgtacgcccttgatcctgatctcgaacatgttgagcgtttctgcggggaggtgaaggatatcttatgggcgaCGGAGGGAACCATATAGACGACGGTGGCTGccgcccttgtcgcggcctagaggggccagaattttcccgagataggtcagttgcattcggtgcactcccaggtacctgagtccgagcctctgcaggggctcggttattctcaattcctgcaggcacttccacaggtgggttaggcgggacccgagatCGAGTACTCTTCtgtggcctaggaggagcagatggctctgctggtgccggaggttgagtcggcctccttgtggcagcattttttcgtggacgtccacggggcctccggggaggaacatgcacgtcccttggaggagggacttggttttcgcgcggaggcgggggctgagccacctgcgcctctgcgaccatcctagtcaactcctcattccgtttgttggcctctgccaacagctgtttcaactgccggttttccagttctacaataggaacgtaacgctcaggattgtagtacatgtcctcatcccttggttgtggaggtggtccccaggaatcagaggacccacttctctcatcaacatccgggttctccattggttgttttccaggacgccttgggtaattttcttcaggcgtgttctgattgtttgtggccatgaatctctcagggatgaatgcttaaggctctcaatgaaagcaccaaactgttgacgccgtttttcgtcaaacagtaaaagaagagcacataaacgaTGAATGATAATGGccaaatgaaataaaacaaatcaaacacacgatttttacgtggttcagcagttaaatctgcctagtccacgagtctctgttattaatctcaagattatctctgaaaattcttaagcatgaattcttcagagttttctctcaaggatcagaatttcggtcctttacaaaggtgcatggcctctctatttatagagaaggatgcagaatactatcccacatattttgggtagttactctttttgtgaataaaataaatggctttaaatgcctataatctgatataaaaggaaacgtccctgaagtccaggaaacgcataactgaccaaataatatcccacgattctaggggatttacattaataaatgaggattacatctcatatttataatacttgtagatattcaaggtggttatcgcgtatctctaaggctttagcttcccaggtttcccgtcatcgttcgagctaatgacatctcccgaattcacgtggctttcgagatcgtacgtacatcgagctcgagacccctgatccgaagtcgtccctgaagatgagtgtgttctgggagctacctttcgagatcgagatcgtttcgaggtcaccatattcgaggtcatatatcgtactttgcaggctcgatatacaatcctggagcatactctaatccttacgagaccatttgttgcgaatccaactttcgaggtcacatttaccatggctcgaaatctcgGTATAACAATATTTTTTGTATAAAACAAGTTCAATACAGAGACTCAGAAAATTGCTACAAAAAATGCCCCAACCCCGAACCCGCTGGACCACACAACCCCAACCGCGAACCCTACCAACCTCATCACTCAGCCACAACCCCAACCTCGAAACCTCCTGACATCACAACCCCAAACCCATGCCCCCGGTCCACCCACAATCTCAATCCCCCCGACCTTAAACAACACACACACAGATAcccttttgttattttttattatttaattaattaaattagtaaaaaataattaaaaataaattattatttattcataattatttaatttgtaataataataataattttacaaattaattattatttgactttaaggctaatttatttttttaaataattagataaattaaAATGGCAGAAGCCTAATATCAGCCTAACAAAACAAGCCTGGAAGGAACAACCCTAGACGTAATGTGAAAAATGACGATGACATAAACCCAGAATAAAGAGAGAACATACTGTATGTGGAAGTATCAATCTGCTCTGGAATCTCCTTTATATCCACCTCCTGAACCTGCATTTCATATACCAAAATTTCTTTAATGACCAATAGTAGTACGAAatagaaagtaaaagagagatgGCGTAAGAAAAATATACCTTAGAAACACCTTGGGTTGCTTAAGAAACGCCTTCAACGAAATGGAGTTTAAGAGGCGGAATAGGTTGTTTAAGAAACGCCTTGGGTCTGCAACAAAATAGATTGTTAGAATAGAGTTTAAGAGGCGGAATAGAGAAAGAGAAATGGAGAAGCTGCTACCTGCTCGGTCTGCAACGCCTTGGGTCTGGTACCTGCTCGGTGCGGTGCAGAGAAGCTGTGCGAAGGCAGGAGAAACAGAGAAGGCAGGAGAAGAGAACATATGCAAAGAAGAGAGGTGCGGTGCAATATGTAACCTCTAAATAATCATTAGCGGCGGGGTACCACCGCTATTACTATAGCCCGTCGCTAATAATTGTATTAGCGGCGAAGACTCCGCTGCTAATAAATGATATACTCCGTCGCTAATTCTATTAGCGACAGATATTCGCCTCTAAAAAAAGtgattatccgccgctaataacacTTTAAAAAATAAACCGTTTGTTTTCCGGGCATTTTCCTCTGTTGTATTAGCAGCGGACAACCCGTCGCTAATAATGGGAAGTCTGCCGCTaatacatattaattatatatttttaaataaccaCACCTAATTAGCGGCAGACCCCCTAGCCCGTCGCTAATACCCTGTATAATAGCGGCGGACTGTACCCGCCGCTAATAGCTACACCGCAACTAACATTAATTGTTGTAGtgtaaataaaacaattaaattaatttaaacaattaccacttaacacttaaataaataaattaaaataactaatcacataattaaataataaaaattaaaaaaaattggtgcgctacacatCTTTAGAGTTAACTTAGCTAAGGAATGAGCCACACTATTATAAACATCTAATTAGCTtaactaaaacaataataaaatatgaatCCTAACTAAATATAGTTAAGCGGTTGTCTTAGTCAAATTGGTTTTATTTGGATGGCAAATTTGAATCCTTTACCTAATACATGCACTATTTTTCTTTATTGAGCGAAATCAACAATATTCTCTCACATATACATCAACGAGGAAATTACATCATTAATTCAAAATATAAAGTTATTGAACTCCAACAAAACTATTTGTATAATTATGTCAAAGAGAATAATTAAAAACACCTGCTTCTCCTAATTATATTTCCTTAACTCATGGGATTGGACTTTTATTTATAGAAACTTCTTGATTTAACTCTATAGCAGTTAGCCATGACTACATATAACTACCTCGTTTATTATTCTTAAAAGATGTAAAAGACAACATATTCTCTTCTCTATGTGCTTTGTACAAAACttcattatcattattattaattttcttttGGTCTGAATAGATTCGTTTCGATTGTCAACTTTTATATCATCAAAATAATCTACAATAATTCTTTGTAAACATGAACATCATGAAAATTATTCTTACATCAACCCTCTTAGCTCTTTCATTATTTGTTGAAACTTTTCTAGCTGATGCAAGAACCTTACCAGGTAAATGTTTAGTACCTAATTTGTAAagtatttcatatatatatatatatacatatatatatttatataaggtCATAATCTACTACTGTTTAATTATTTCAGCATATAATAATAGTAACATCACTGGTAGAGATGATCAAATTAAGAAGACGTTTGACATGATAATCCGAGCATACGACGGGAGGAGAGCGATGAGTCCGCCACCTCCTCCATTTTCTTCTCCGCCAAAGAAACAATTAACATCTCCACACAATACACCTTACGATAACTACTACTACAAATCACCACCACCTCCGTCCATGGCCGAGAGCTTGTCAACCCAAAATATGCCAAACCAAATATATATATGACTTATATATTATTATGCCATGATGAAGTGGACTGGTTTAATTAATTACATCCTATAATTATTGATATTTTATTCAATATGTACCAGCACCCCACAATTCTTGGAGTTGGAGTGGCTGGATTAAGAATTATAaggaatatttttattttattattttaagctCGAGATCCATTGTTATTTTGAGAAATATATGATTATTTTAACCTAGTAGGAAAACTTATTTTCAACCACATTAATCTTGTAGCGATACACTAATTATACGTTATCATATATACGGGCGTCTCAAAAAAATTTGGGGGTCATAGGCAAATATATAATTGGGACTTTTATAAAAGTAGCTTAAAAATTTCAAtaattgaatatttttttaatataaaatcacTAAAGTTTATATTACACTAAAATAACTACTAAAAActcaaaagaatagaaaacaccaaaaaaaaaaaagagaaatttacatttttgttgatttttgcaTTTTAATTCCAAAAATCACCTACacatttttatttacaaaaatacattgcCACATCATAAAAGAATACCAGATTTCAAAAATATTATACTTGAAATGGAAAAGTTCAAGGAATATATCTCGTATTTatttttttctgggtttaaaagtaacattttggttgATTACGATAGTGATTGATTACCTATTcataaaaagttttattttttatcatactatttcatatacattttggttacatCTAAAATCTATTTGtagaaaattagttattttaAGATACCGATTAGTTACCTTTAAAAATATGTCttcatttttaggttatattataatatcttattatttaagatacttttacgtATCCAAAACCTATTTGTAGAAAATTAGTTATCTTAAAATACTAATTAGTTACCTTTAAGAACATGATttcatttttaggttatattatgacGTCTTATTATTTAAGAGACCAAAATGTGTATTTTCAATTATGATTCGAAAGTAACTTCTAAGTTTATTTTCTGTGTGGTTAATAAAAAAACTATTATTAATCATATTAAATTACATAAGTGACCAAAaagtattttagtattttttattcAAAAAGTTACCATGTAGTACACTAAAGTTAATTTTGCTAAGaagttatatgataatttgtaatactatatgacaactcattagtttctgAAATATCCTTGAAGGTAACCGAAAAATATCTTCAATAATAAAACAGCGTTATATAACTTAAAAATGACTAATCAGTATCTAAAGATAACAAATGTTCTACAAGTAAGTTTTGGAGGCAATTGAAATGTATATGAAATAAAATGGTTTAAAAATGaagctttttatatatataataaaagtaATCAATCAGTATCTAATCGACATTATAAGTaactaaaatgttacttttgaaaacCTAGGAAAACATAAAATTCGTGATTCCGTGAACTTTTCAATTTCAggtatataattattttttaaatttggtatTTTTGTGTTGAAGTAGCAAaacatttttgtaaataaattttGTTAAGATGTTTTTGTAATTCTTTTGTATTTAcgtatatatttaaaaaatcccgataaaatgaagaaaaatatctCAAAAGTTTAAACTACAAAATTGCATAATAGTTTTAATCAAGCAAAAAATCAATATacaattgaaattttatttttcttaacttTTGATATGTAAATAAAGTCTAATCaacttattttaaataaaattattaagactATGTGTAGGTATGAATGACTTACTTAACATATATCTACATAAAATGAACATAAGAAAATTTAACAAATATTCtctcttaaaaaaattataaaatctatATTTTTATGATAGTAATTAATTaggaagtattttttttttaaatgaaacagtttttataagttagtaaattaattttgtatgtttttcTTCTAAATAAAAGAAGTAACCtgaaacaaaagaaaattaattcgaaaaaattgttaaaaataaaatatgtaaattTAAGATTGACATTTgttttacattttatttatttttttttaaaaaaaagaaaaagctaATATTTTAGGGCTATTTGCTAAAGGAGCCCTTGTGTACAGGGACCGACCTACATTATAGTGAATGTGGGCAATTGACCACTCTGAATTTATTTTTTTGTCTCTTAATATGTATATGCTATATTTATATAGCCCAAGTTGGAGCGCTACAAAAATTGTTACTTTTCTCGGCAAACTGTGACAGTGAAAATCCGTCGGTAATAGAACTTTTGCTGGTGCAAAATGTGCTGGGCCGGGAAAAGTTACTTTTAGTGACGCAGAACTGCGTCAGAAAAAATATAATTGCGCTGACGAATTTTTTTTCCACAAATTGTAAAAACACCTTTAGCGGCGCAAAATTGCGCTGGCAAAAGTTAGTGTTTTTAGtagcgcaaaattacgtcggcaaatgTGTTCATCTTTAGTGACGCAATTTTGTGCCAGTAAAGCAAGATTTTTTAGTGGCGCACTTTAGTGCCAATAAAGGTGGAGATTTTTACCGTCGTAAAATTGCGCAAcaaaagtttttttatttttggcgATAATGATTTTTGTTGACGCAATTTTGTGCCGGTGagagtatttttaaataaaaaatttaatgatattattaattttaatttaaatattaatattaattaataaattttgattttaatatattaataattatttaatttatttagtaatattatttaattatattagaaataaaataaaaattaaaccatgataaataaataaaaattattttataattttaagtaaacatgaaaatataaaaatagttaagtaaattaaatttctaattaattaaactttaaataaataaaaaagttctacaaatagGTACTGTCctcctcatcatccccgcccccaTGAGCATATCATCACCTGGACCATCGTCCTCGTCCGTATTCTCTTCTAGTAAGTCGAGAGTAACTACAGGAGCCAatacaccaacctgcttcaacaaatcACTGAGTAATACTTCTTTAGTTGTATACTTCATTAGGTTTTGATTTTCCTACATAATGTCTTGACTTTGCTGCAAATTGGTGTCCACTTCAAGTGgtaattgcccggacatttgagaactTGATGAAGATGCGGCCATCTTTGGGCCAATTccctcaacctaggcaacccccccaaaccctttcttataaagcgagcggggtccaaggataTCTGTGACAATGTCCATATCAGGTGGGAACTGGCCGTCGACATTATCGTCGACACAAGAAGCAACAGATGATGCAGGGGCAGTACTCTACGATGCTCGATGGTTAGACATCtgagtctgcacaataaaaaacacatatatcacattacaatataacattatttgaaaacctaacttagaaatttttaatataactaaatataaagtataactttattatctatttgtcaacatcctatcattaatgactgtaGACCAGTGATTGGAaaataatgtaattaattttgtttctGTTTCATGTAGCATATGAGCTAAAgctaatttggtcatgaaaatccatatctaaatcacaataatgaagatattgttgatatatacatTAAGATCAGTTAATTATATTAATGGAAAATTTATGTTTGTAAATATATACATCAACAAtatttgcatgtttgtgatttagaaTTGTATTTTCATGAACAAATTAACTTAGCCCATAAGCTCCCTGATACggcactacaccaaacacccattaccataacacatcattataatactatttaaaaagagttattgtatatATAAAGTTAATGAGTAAAGTCACACGCGGCAAGTTAAAAAAAAAGCGGCAAGTGAAAAAAAAGAGGCAAATTTTCGTTCTCATTTTCCCTATCTCGGACCgaagtcttcatctctttctctctgtctCATTTTCCCTAGCTCGGACCGAACCATCTCTTTCTAGCTCAGATCGAACcagtcttcatctctttctctctctgtctcaTTTTCCACCATATTTTCCTTCTCTCCTTTCTCTTCCTGCTATACCCatcacctcctcctcctcctctctcGGACCGAACCACTGCCTCTCTCGGACCGAACCTCCTACTGGAGCCTtgacgaagaaaaaaaaatggagccAAAGTAAATCTCAAGATATTGTGGTCTCATCGTTCTTGGAGATCGTCGTTGGACAAACTGCCAGGCAATTCTTGAAGGtttctctatctctctttctCAATTTGTGTTTGCCTCCATTGGTCTTCTggtttatttaattttggttgtGTTGAAATCAGAAGATTTTGATTGAGAATTGGGCTTTTGGAGATAATTTATGGAATTTTGTTGGGAGAACAGGCCACAAGTTGGAAGCTTGAGGAGGCTATTCAGCTTTTTTATATAGGCAGTGAAGGCGGCACTGTAGTGGGAGGATCGTCTTCTCAATTTCCGCCTACAGAAAATATTGAAGCTTTGGCCGAACAGACTGCTCGGTATGTTAGATGCATCGAtttctttatgtatttatttttctttgttttatgtgTCTCGTTCTGCATTATTGTTTATGCTGGTTTAGAATGATTCGACTCAGTGAAGCCGAAAGGAATTTGGCACCTATTGTTGGAGATGAAGTACGCCCTCCTTTACCTGTTATCAGGGAAGCCCTTTATGATGATGCCTTAATGTACGGGTATAATTTTTATCTATTCCCCTTTTGATTTATTATTTCATAGCAAATATCAGAATCTCTTCTTTCAGTTGAACTAAAATAGTGTTTATTATGTTTATTCtttggtgtgtgtgtgtgtttaatTGCTTAAGTCTATTGTTATTActattttgtttacatttgtcaTCCATTGTATAGCTGCTTGATTGGGGTTTTGGATTTTAGGAAATGCTATCTACTGGAGATGCAAGTGCATATGAATTTTAGTTGTACATGAGGTATTGTTGAAATTTTAAGGAATCTATTGTTGGCAGGAACTGTGtctttattctttttcttttcatcCATTAATTGAACACCGCAGCACTTTTACTTATCTCGGGCGGATGGAAATTGGTTCAGTCACTAATTTGTGGTGTTTAGATGTATACTTTAACCTTTGTTCGTTTACTGCCTTCTATGTTATCTCATGTTTTGGTAGggatttgtttttttattttgattttgtgtTTCATAACTAAGATACTGCACATAAGCTTTTGTAAATGACTTGGACTAGTGTTTCATGTCAAATTATATCTGCTAATTTTTAGAGTTTGGCGAGTCTTTTAATTGGATATGCATTGTACATTAGTTATTTCTGTACCTATGTCTGGTGCCTTCAGTAACCTCAACCACTTGTAGATGTGCCTAGTTATTGGCAATGCTCATTTTATGCACAACTTCAATTTCTAACTGCAAATCACTTTTACTTATGGAATATGTCCTTTTGATTTAGGGCATCAAGAATGAGAAATCCATCCTCTGAATCAAACTCATTAATTGCTTTCcataattttgatgaagaaatgaaACGCCCTGGGGTTTGGGAATCAGAGCAAGGTGTTGCATCAACAGCAGATAATGCTCGGGATAATCTGGCCTCCTTATATCGACCTCCCTTTCATATAATGTTTCAGGGATCATTTGAAAAGGTAAttggttttttttgtttttttttgttttattgctTCATAGTGTGCAATGTGTAGAAATTGGATAGTTAGATTCAAATGTTTTTGACATTTGACTAGTTGAATGACACTAAGGATATAGTAAGTTGTACTGGAATAGTCTCAGTACTCTTACTAACCTTAATTTGCAGAAAATTTGTGGTACTTTGACAGTTTTTTGACAGATGATTTTGATGATTGCCTTTTTTACTATCTTTGGAAAACTGTTGTTGGTCCTAATCATAATGTGAATTTAATCTGTTACGATAGTGTTGTTCTCTACAATCTTTAACGGTTGCAGCatattacataaatatatataaaatgaagaAGGGTCAATACAAAAATATTAATAGGGCTTTGCATGATGGTGTGTAGTAGTCAGTGAGTAGGTAGGATTTTTGTGCCTTTCACTAGTGCCTGCAATTAGCTTTTTTGCCTTTTgaaat
It encodes the following:
- the LOC133799601 gene encoding plant UBX domain-containing protein 7-like; translated protein: MATELGKLRAELEEQQKENTQLRETNKKLEEDKASTFEIMEDGKTRLLAEYKEKKEQAVDSTMYRIIGLLEIIYGILLGEQATSWKLEEAIQLFYIGSEGGTVVGGSSSQFPPTENIEALAEQTARMIRLSEAERNLAPIVGDEVRPPLPVIREALYDDALMYGASRMRNPSSESNSLIAFHNFDEEMKRPGVWESEQGVASTADNARDNLASLYRPPFHIMFQGSFEKAKGTSSSQDKWLLVNLQSTKEFSSHMVGSVFHWTFLN